A region from the Arthrobacter roseus genome encodes:
- the trhA gene encoding PAQR family membrane homeostasis protein TrhA, which yields MADVLEGKPTWRGWIHAVAAPLALAAGIVLVVLAPTPSAKITSAIYAITGLLLFGISAIYHRGNWSAKTKVILKRLDHTNIMLVIAGSYTPLAWALLDRPKAVLLLWLIWSGAIAGVAFRLLWLHAPRWLYVPIYIVLGLGALFYIPDFFAASPSAAVLICVGGALYIAGAVFYALKRPNFSATAFGFHELFHAFTVAAFAAHYIAIMIAVLNHSQ from the coding sequence ATGGCGGACGTTCTTGAAGGCAAGCCCACTTGGCGCGGCTGGATCCATGCCGTAGCGGCGCCATTAGCGTTGGCTGCAGGCATTGTCCTCGTGGTCCTGGCACCCACGCCGTCTGCCAAAATCACCTCCGCGATCTACGCAATCACTGGACTGCTGCTATTCGGCATCAGCGCTATTTATCACCGCGGGAATTGGTCCGCCAAAACCAAAGTCATCCTCAAACGGCTGGACCACACCAACATCATGCTGGTTATAGCAGGGTCCTACACGCCACTGGCCTGGGCATTGCTGGACCGGCCTAAAGCTGTCCTCCTGCTCTGGCTCATCTGGAGCGGCGCCATTGCTGGTGTTGCCTTCAGGTTGCTGTGGCTGCACGCACCCCGCTGGCTGTACGTACCCATTTACATTGTTCTTGGCCTAGGCGCGCTGTTCTATATTCCGGACTTTTTCGCCGCGAGCCCCTCCGCCGCGGTACTGATTTGTGTTGGCGGCGCCCTCTACATCGCGGGTGCAGTTTTCTACGCCTTGAAAAGACCAAATTTCAGTGCCACGGCTTTTGGCTTTCACGAACTGTTCCATGCGTTCACCGTGGCAGCTTTCGCAGCGCACTACATTGCGATCATGATCGCGGTGCTGAACCACTCGCAATAG
- a CDS encoding isoprenyl transferase — protein MQLPGIIYDFYERKLLCALDRDAIPGHVGVMVDGNRRWARAFNAPTRHGHQAGAEKIHEFLLWCQELGIKVVTLYMLSTDNMSRSAEELDELMGIIAQTLDRLDQNEKVSVHAMGAPELLPDYLAERLCRLAAKSGGTEPLHVNVAVGYGGRREIVDAVRELLNDKLDAGADIRDVANTLSVDDISQYLYTRGQPDPDLVIRTSGEQRLSGFLMWQSAYSEFYFCEALWPAFRKVDFLRALRDFAGRQRRFGS, from the coding sequence ATGCAACTGCCCGGGATCATCTACGACTTTTACGAGCGAAAGCTGCTGTGCGCTCTGGACAGGGACGCCATACCTGGTCACGTTGGGGTCATGGTGGACGGAAATCGTCGCTGGGCACGCGCGTTCAATGCCCCCACCCGGCATGGCCACCAGGCTGGCGCCGAGAAAATTCATGAGTTCCTTCTCTGGTGCCAGGAACTTGGAATCAAAGTCGTCACGCTCTATATGCTTTCGACAGACAACATGAGTCGCTCAGCGGAGGAACTCGATGAGCTGATGGGCATCATCGCCCAGACACTGGACAGACTGGACCAGAATGAAAAAGTCAGTGTTCACGCCATGGGCGCACCCGAGCTACTGCCGGACTACCTCGCTGAACGCCTCTGCAGACTCGCCGCAAAATCTGGCGGAACCGAACCACTCCACGTCAATGTCGCCGTCGGCTATGGGGGCCGCCGGGAAATCGTGGACGCTGTCCGCGAACTGCTGAATGACAAGCTCGACGCCGGTGCAGACATTAGAGATGTCGCCAACACTCTCTCCGTAGACGACATATCGCAGTACCTCTACACCCGTGGACAACCGGACCCGGACCTGGTCATCCGTACCTCCGGCGAGCAACGTCTCTCGGGTTTCCTCATGTGGCAGAGTGCGTACAGCGAGTTCTACTTCTGCGAAGCGCTATGGCCGGCTTTCCGCAAGGTTGATTTCCTCCGCGCTCTCAGGGACTTCGCGGGACGGCAGCGGCGCTTCGGTTCCTGA
- a CDS encoding PhoH family protein: MAVAEQTHTRSYVIDTSVLISDPRAITRFAEHEVILPVVVISELEAKRNDPDLGYFARKALRLLDELRVLHNGLSTPIPLGDMGGTLKVELNHVSTEVLPVGFRGGDNDSRILAVAKNLADEGRNVTLVSKDLPMRIKASAMGLQADEYRNELVKDSGWTGISELDVADDDVNILYTHEPVFIPAAAELPVNTGLVMLSSRGSALGRVGADKQVRLVKGDRDVFGLHGRSAEQRLAIDLLMDPEVGIVSLGGRAGTGKSALALCAGLEAVLERQEHRKVVVFRPLYAVGGQELGYLPGSESEKMNPWAQAVFDTLGALVSQEVVEEVMDRGMLEVLPLTHIRGRSLHDSFVIVDEAQSLEKNVLLTVLSRIGQNSKVVLTHDIAQRDNLRVGRHDGVAAVVETLKGHPLFGHITLTRSERSPIAALVTELLEEAEI, encoded by the coding sequence GTGGCCGTTGCAGAGCAGACCCACACCAGAAGCTACGTCATCGACACTTCGGTGTTGATCTCGGACCCCCGGGCCATCACCCGCTTCGCCGAACATGAGGTGATCCTGCCCGTGGTCGTCATTTCGGAACTCGAGGCCAAACGCAACGACCCGGATCTTGGATACTTCGCCCGCAAGGCACTGAGGCTCCTCGATGAGCTCCGGGTTCTCCACAACGGACTCAGCACACCTATCCCGCTGGGGGACATGGGCGGCACCCTCAAAGTTGAACTGAACCACGTCTCAACAGAAGTGCTGCCAGTGGGCTTCCGGGGCGGCGACAATGACTCCCGCATCCTTGCCGTCGCGAAAAATCTGGCCGACGAAGGCCGCAACGTTACCTTGGTCTCCAAGGACCTCCCCATGCGTATCAAGGCCTCCGCCATGGGCCTGCAGGCCGACGAGTACCGCAACGAGCTCGTCAAGGACTCCGGCTGGACCGGCATCAGCGAACTGGACGTTGCGGACGACGACGTCAACATCCTCTACACCCACGAGCCAGTCTTCATTCCGGCAGCCGCCGAGCTTCCGGTCAATACCGGCCTCGTGATGCTTTCCAGCCGCGGCTCCGCGCTGGGCCGGGTGGGTGCCGATAAACAGGTTCGGCTGGTCAAGGGTGACAGAGACGTGTTCGGGCTGCACGGACGATCCGCGGAGCAACGCCTGGCCATCGACCTACTGATGGACCCCGAGGTTGGGATTGTTTCCCTCGGTGGGCGGGCTGGAACGGGTAAGTCCGCGCTGGCCCTGTGCGCAGGACTTGAAGCAGTGTTGGAGCGCCAAGAACATCGCAAAGTGGTGGTCTTCAGGCCGCTGTACGCGGTCGGCGGTCAGGAACTCGGCTACTTGCCGGGCTCCGAATCCGAGAAAATGAACCCGTGGGCACAAGCCGTCTTCGACACGCTGGGTGCACTCGTGTCGCAAGAGGTCGTGGAGGAAGTCATGGACCGCGGAATGTTGGAAGTCCTTCCCCTTACTCACATCCGGGGGCGATCCCTGCACGATTCCTTTGTCATCGTGGACGAAGCTCAGTCGCTGGAAAAGAACGTCCTACTGACCGTGCTCTCGCGCATCGGGCAGAACTCGAAGGTCGTCCTCACGCACGATATCGCGCAGCGCGATAACCTCCGGGTGGGTCGGCACGACGGCGTCGCCGCCGTCGTCGAAACGCTCAAGGGCCACCCGCTGTTCGGCCATATCACCCTGACACGCTCGGAGCGCTCGCCGATTGCGGCGCTCGTCACGGAGCTCCTGGAGGAAGCGGAGATCTAG
- a CDS encoding GNAT family N-acetyltransferase, whose product MTSLTSIWPLFSLRLSTPRLELRPLRDEDIPRYVDAALSGIHPPETMPFTFPWTDVPADELGRGTAEHVWRTRLLSRPGDWAIALGIWFEGELVGCQDMSAKNFAVRRTVSTGSWLKQAVQGRGLGNEMRTAVALYAFDHLHAVAAESDAAAWNAASLGVSASVGYVPNGVYCGEARRGEAVDMQRLRLTPGTFRRPYWALGVEGHDAVASFLELPSTPADVTPTPSPALSAEVTP is encoded by the coding sequence ATGACTTCTCTCACCAGTATCTGGCCACTCTTTTCGCTGCGATTGTCCACCCCGCGCCTGGAATTGCGCCCGCTGCGGGACGAGGACATTCCGCGCTACGTTGACGCCGCGCTCTCCGGTATTCACCCTCCCGAAACCATGCCTTTCACTTTCCCATGGACCGATGTACCGGCTGATGAGCTGGGACGCGGCACGGCTGAACACGTGTGGCGGACCCGGCTGCTCTCCCGACCCGGAGACTGGGCTATCGCGCTGGGTATCTGGTTTGAGGGCGAGCTCGTGGGTTGTCAAGACATGAGCGCCAAGAATTTCGCCGTCCGGCGCACGGTCTCCACAGGGTCATGGCTGAAGCAGGCGGTCCAGGGCCGGGGGCTGGGCAACGAGATGAGGACCGCCGTCGCACTCTACGCCTTTGATCATCTGCACGCTGTGGCCGCCGAGTCAGATGCAGCTGCGTGGAATGCTGCGTCGCTGGGGGTCTCCGCGTCGGTCGGTTACGTTCCCAACGGCGTGTACTGCGGAGAGGCACGCCGTGGTGAGGCCGTGGACATGCAGCGGCTCCGCCTGACACCCGGAACGTTCCGCCGCCCCTACTGGGCGCTGGGCGTTGAGGGGCACGACGCCGTCGCAAGTTTCCTTGAGTTGCCTTCCACCCCGGCCGACGTCACCCCGACGCCCAGCCCCGCTCTCTCGGCCGAAGTCACCCCGTAG
- a CDS encoding prepilin peptidase — translation MTTLLGDYLVNHVPAFLLLSAALLYFVVMGVRLSIVDIREHRLPNKIVFPSYGIGAVLLAAAAVAAGDWFRLLPMVAGAGILWVAYFTLRVIYPAGMGYGDVKLAGVLGLYLGYCSWGHLLWGSFAAFLLGGLWGVVILLTRRGDRKSDMPFGPFMIVGAAAAMVLLPAIG, via the coding sequence ATGACCACGCTGCTGGGGGACTACCTGGTCAACCATGTCCCCGCCTTCCTCCTGCTGAGCGCTGCGCTGCTGTACTTCGTGGTGATGGGCGTTCGCCTGAGCATCGTTGATATCCGCGAACACCGGCTCCCGAACAAGATCGTCTTTCCCTCGTATGGGATCGGGGCGGTGCTGCTGGCTGCCGCCGCCGTTGCAGCAGGCGACTGGTTTCGACTCCTGCCAATGGTCGCCGGTGCCGGAATCCTGTGGGTTGCCTACTTCACGCTTCGGGTCATCTATCCCGCGGGTATGGGTTATGGGGACGTAAAATTGGCCGGTGTGCTGGGCCTCTACCTTGGTTACTGCAGCTGGGGCCACCTGTTGTGGGGCAGCTTCGCCGCGTTCCTTCTGGGTGGTCTGTGGGGTGTGGTCATATTGCTCACTCGGCGCGGGGACCGCAAATCCGACATGCCCTTCGGGCCGTTCATGATCGTTGGCGCAGCGGCGGCCATGGTCCTGTTGCCCGCGATAGGCTAG
- a CDS encoding NUDIX hydrolase, with translation MPVPDFVSVLRQKIGHDLLWLPGVGAVVFDDDGRVLLGRRADDGRWTIITGMVEQHEDPAPAAVREVEEESGVVVDVEHLIDVHVSGPITFPNGDQCSFLTTVFRCRYLSGQARVNDDESTDVGWFSVDELPELDALHSGLIHLAKSATGVPRFQRTMPAAAASLP, from the coding sequence ATGCCTGTACCAGATTTCGTTTCAGTCCTTCGGCAAAAGATCGGCCATGACCTGCTCTGGCTTCCCGGAGTGGGTGCGGTAGTGTTCGACGACGACGGACGGGTGCTGCTCGGTCGTCGGGCCGACGACGGCCGGTGGACCATCATCACCGGGATGGTTGAACAGCATGAAGATCCCGCGCCCGCCGCCGTCCGCGAGGTCGAGGAGGAGTCCGGCGTCGTCGTCGACGTGGAACACCTCATCGACGTCCACGTTTCCGGCCCCATCACCTTCCCCAACGGCGATCAGTGCTCGTTCCTGACCACCGTTTTCCGTTGCCGCTACCTCTCCGGGCAAGCGCGGGTGAATGACGACGAATCAACTGACGTCGGATGGTTCAGCGTTGACGAGCTGCCGGAACTGGACGCGTTGCACAGTGGATTGATCCACCTCGCCAAGAGCGCCACTGGAGTGCCGCGGTTTCAGCGGACTATGCCTGCGGCGGCCGCGTCATTGCCATAA
- a CDS encoding class II fumarate hydratase, with protein MTSIDADTNNSADFRVEHDTMGEVRVPADALYSAQTQRAVENFPISGTTLERTHIEALARIKKAAATANAELGVLDAERARAIEGAADDVATGMYDAHFPIDIYQTGSGTSSNMNINEVLSTLASKALATAGSDQSVHPNDHVNASQSSNDVFPTSVHVAATGALMNDLIPAFEHLAASLERKAEEFQSVVKSGRTHLMDATPVTLGQEFGGYAAQIRYGIERVRASLPRVAEVPLGGTAVGTGINTPAGFPQRVIELLAADTGLPLTEARDHFEAQANRDALVEVSGMLRTIAVSMTKINNDLRWMGSGPNTGLGEIAIPDLQPGSSIMPGKVNPVICEAVLQVCAQVVGNDATVAWAGTNGAFELNVGIPVIARNVLESVRLLANSSRVMADKMVDGITANEERARFLAEASPSIVTPLNKVIGYEAAAKIAKHSVANKMTVREAVVDLGFVERGEVTEEQLDKALDVMAMTRPPQA; from the coding sequence ATGACTTCCATTGACGCTGACACAAACAATTCCGCAGACTTCAGGGTCGAGCACGACACCATGGGCGAAGTCCGGGTTCCTGCCGATGCCCTTTACAGTGCGCAGACCCAGCGGGCCGTGGAGAACTTCCCGATCTCCGGCACCACCCTGGAACGCACCCACATCGAGGCGCTCGCCCGCATCAAGAAGGCTGCCGCTACCGCCAACGCTGAACTCGGCGTGCTGGACGCCGAACGTGCCCGTGCCATCGAGGGAGCGGCCGACGACGTCGCCACCGGAATGTACGATGCTCACTTCCCGATCGACATCTACCAGACCGGCTCGGGCACGTCGTCGAATATGAACATCAACGAGGTACTTTCAACGCTGGCGTCCAAAGCTCTCGCCACAGCCGGCAGCGACCAGAGCGTTCACCCGAACGACCATGTCAATGCGTCGCAGTCCTCGAATGACGTGTTTCCGACGTCCGTCCATGTCGCCGCCACCGGCGCCCTGATGAACGATCTGATCCCTGCCTTTGAGCATCTTGCCGCTTCTCTGGAGCGCAAGGCAGAGGAATTCCAGTCCGTAGTGAAGTCCGGTCGCACCCACCTGATGGATGCGACGCCGGTGACGCTTGGGCAGGAATTCGGTGGCTACGCAGCACAGATCCGCTACGGCATCGAACGCGTCCGAGCCTCCCTCCCCCGCGTCGCCGAAGTTCCCCTCGGCGGAACCGCCGTCGGCACCGGAATCAATACACCTGCCGGCTTCCCACAGCGTGTTATTGAACTACTGGCAGCCGATACCGGACTTCCGCTCACGGAGGCACGCGACCACTTTGAGGCACAGGCAAACCGGGATGCCCTCGTTGAGGTTTCGGGCATGCTGCGCACCATTGCTGTGTCGATGACGAAGATCAACAACGACCTCCGCTGGATGGGCTCCGGCCCCAACACGGGCCTTGGCGAAATTGCCATCCCTGATTTACAGCCGGGATCTTCCATCATGCCGGGCAAGGTGAACCCGGTGATCTGTGAGGCCGTGCTTCAGGTGTGTGCACAGGTGGTAGGCAATGACGCCACCGTTGCCTGGGCAGGAACCAATGGTGCCTTTGAACTGAACGTTGGTATCCCGGTCATTGCCCGCAACGTGCTGGAATCGGTCCGTCTGCTCGCCAACTCATCCCGCGTGATGGCGGACAAGATGGTCGACGGAATCACCGCCAACGAAGAGAGGGCCCGGTTCCTGGCCGAGGCCTCGCCCTCGATCGTCACCCCGCTGAACAAGGTGATCGGCTATGAGGCTGCTGCCAAGATCGCCAAGCATTCGGTGGCCAACAAGATGACGGTCCGTGAGGCAGTCGTCGACCTCGGCTTCGTGGAGCGGGGCGAGGTTACTGAGGAACAGCTCGACAAGGCACTGGACGTTATGGCAATGACGCGGCCGCCGCAGGCATAG
- a CDS encoding GNAT family N-acetyltransferase — MTTETRALPDDVQMRLLQAKDVTELCGAYNRNREHLAPWEPVRADNFYTDVGQAVSIATKLNRLATGVDFPCVLVAAERVVGTITLSDIVRGAFLNAHVGYWVDRDFIGRGIGSAAVEAVLDVARTELGLHRIQAATLSHNVPSQAVLEHAGFQKIGFAPKYLKIAGSWQDHTLYQRILF, encoded by the coding sequence ATGACTACAGAAACGAGGGCCCTCCCCGACGACGTTCAGATGCGACTACTGCAGGCGAAGGACGTTACGGAATTATGTGGGGCGTACAACCGAAACCGGGAGCATCTCGCCCCGTGGGAACCCGTGCGGGCCGATAATTTCTATACCGACGTCGGGCAAGCTGTGAGTATCGCAACGAAGCTGAATCGTCTGGCGACCGGGGTCGATTTCCCCTGCGTGCTGGTAGCGGCTGAGCGGGTGGTTGGCACGATCACTCTGTCGGACATTGTTCGCGGAGCTTTCCTCAACGCCCATGTCGGGTACTGGGTGGACAGAGACTTCATCGGCCGGGGCATCGGTTCCGCGGCCGTTGAAGCCGTGCTCGACGTCGCGCGGACAGAATTGGGTTTGCATCGAATTCAGGCGGCGACACTCAGTCATAATGTTCCGTCCCAAGCTGTTCTTGAACACGCCGGGTTTCAAAAAATAGGGTTTGCACCGAAATACCTCAAAATCGCAGGATCGTGGCAGGACCATACGCTGTACCAGCGCATCTTGTTCTGA
- a CDS encoding SRPBCC family protein — protein sequence MYSLSYSESIEVTASPEALYSLVSNVTRTGEWSPTCTSCSWHDGGPQEGAQFTGQNEDNGRVWETVSTVVAADPEREFAWMVGKSYVRWGYMFTPIDGGTRLTESWEFRPEGISMFHEKYGADAERQIAARTVSAHRGIPATLQAIKRLAESG from the coding sequence ATGTATTCGTTGAGTTACTCAGAATCCATCGAGGTCACGGCTTCCCCCGAAGCTCTGTACTCCCTGGTGTCCAACGTCACGCGGACCGGCGAGTGGAGTCCCACCTGTACGTCGTGTTCATGGCACGACGGCGGACCGCAGGAGGGCGCGCAATTCACCGGACAAAACGAGGACAACGGTCGGGTCTGGGAGACGGTGTCCACGGTTGTGGCCGCTGATCCCGAACGTGAGTTCGCGTGGATGGTCGGCAAATCTTACGTACGGTGGGGCTACATGTTCACCCCGATCGACGGTGGCACGCGACTCACGGAGTCGTGGGAGTTCCGGCCGGAAGGCATCTCTATGTTTCACGAGAAGTATGGCGCCGATGCTGAACGGCAGATCGCGGCCCGCACCGTGTCCGCCCACCGCGGGATCCCGGCCACACTTCAGGCGATCAAGAGGCTTGCGGAGTCCGGCTGA
- a CDS encoding carbonic anhydrase, whose product MTESLTPTEAWHRLREGNERFVRGESSHPNQDASRRTSLVNTQHPFALLFGCSDSRLAAEIIFDLGLGDMFVVRTAGQVIDDAVLGSLEFGIADLGIPLIIILGHDSCGAVTATRDVLDGATMPAGFRRDLVERIMPSVLAAKRDGVTDVNSMVVEHVKQTATRLVETSRIIAAAIDAGETAVIGVTYRLADGEAELVSGIGMVQQG is encoded by the coding sequence GTGACTGAATCGCTGACACCCACAGAAGCCTGGCACCGACTCCGCGAGGGCAACGAACGTTTTGTCCGGGGAGAGTCTTCACATCCAAATCAAGACGCGTCCAGACGCACCTCTCTGGTGAATACACAGCATCCCTTTGCACTTTTATTTGGCTGCTCGGATTCCCGGCTCGCCGCGGAGATCATTTTTGACCTGGGACTCGGAGACATGTTCGTGGTCCGTACCGCTGGCCAGGTCATTGACGACGCCGTGCTCGGCTCCCTGGAGTTCGGCATTGCAGACTTGGGCATACCGCTGATCATCATTCTCGGCCACGACAGCTGCGGCGCAGTGACAGCAACACGCGATGTACTCGACGGTGCCACCATGCCGGCTGGATTCCGTCGGGATCTGGTGGAGCGCATCATGCCATCTGTCCTGGCGGCAAAGCGCGACGGTGTCACGGACGTGAATTCCATGGTCGTCGAACACGTCAAGCAGACCGCCACGCGTCTCGTTGAGACCTCGCGCATCATCGCGGCAGCGATCGACGCCGGGGAAACGGCGGTCATCGGCGTCACGTACCGTCTCGCGGACGGAGAGGCCGAACTGGTCAGCGGCATCGGCATGGTCCAACAGGGCTAA
- a CDS encoding DUF4245 domain-containing protein, with amino-acid sequence MSTEDQPPVTPVLTPKQAKRANATVTGMLISTGVCVALFLGVFFLNPASKAEVYERNVDVQQVAQSAASAAEFTPASPKLTDEWTSNFARWNSASGVGVDSWEVGYLTPKGEFIQLSQTDTANPTWIASQTESAPVTGEREIAGVTWELRDRPEDDASLIADLGDTTIILRGTADLGEFDTLATAVINQQKQ; translated from the coding sequence GTGAGTACCGAAGATCAGCCTCCCGTCACGCCCGTCCTGACCCCAAAGCAGGCAAAGAGAGCCAACGCCACGGTCACCGGCATGCTCATTTCCACTGGTGTCTGCGTTGCACTGTTCCTCGGTGTTTTCTTCTTGAACCCGGCATCCAAGGCAGAAGTCTATGAACGCAACGTTGACGTTCAGCAGGTTGCACAGAGCGCCGCAAGCGCGGCAGAGTTCACCCCGGCGTCGCCCAAACTTACGGATGAATGGACGTCCAATTTTGCCCGCTGGAACTCCGCGTCCGGCGTCGGCGTGGATAGCTGGGAAGTCGGATACCTCACACCAAAGGGCGAATTCATCCAACTGAGCCAGACCGACACAGCGAATCCCACGTGGATCGCTAGCCAAACGGAGAGTGCACCGGTCACCGGCGAACGGGAGATTGCTGGCGTGACGTGGGAGCTACGTGACCGTCCGGAGGACGACGCTTCTTTGATCGCAGATCTGGGAGACACCACCATCATCCTGCGCGGTACCGCAGACCTCGGTGAATTCGACACCCTGGCAACCGCCGTCATCAACCAGCAAAAACAGTAA
- the glpX gene encoding class II fructose-bisphosphatase, which produces MRYHVTNSAKSTPNQSAFSTLSSSLALGDDEPDRNLALELVRVTEAAAIAGGAWVGLGDKNSADGAAVDAMRSLLSTVRFNGIVVIGEGEKDEAPMLFNGEHVGDGNGAECDVAVDPIDGTRLTALGINNAIAVLAVAERGTMFDPSAVFYMEKLVTGPEAADMVDLRLPVKQNLHLIAKAKGKKINQINVMVLDRDRHKPLVEEIRNAGARTKFIMDGDVAGAIAAAREGTDVDALMGIGGTPEGIISACAIKALGGVIQGRLWPTSDEEKQKALDAGHDLDRVLSTNDLVSSDNCYFAATGITDGDLVKGVRYRGNQVLTQSIVMRSKSGTIRVVDGEHQAHKWETYGKQI; this is translated from the coding sequence ATGAGGTACCACGTGACCAACTCTGCCAAGTCCACTCCGAACCAGTCGGCTTTCTCCACCCTGTCCAGTTCTCTGGCGCTCGGCGACGACGAACCGGACCGGAACCTCGCCCTGGAGCTGGTGCGGGTCACTGAAGCCGCAGCTATTGCTGGCGGCGCGTGGGTTGGCCTGGGAGACAAGAACTCTGCCGACGGCGCGGCGGTGGACGCCATGAGGTCACTGTTGTCCACGGTCCGATTCAACGGCATTGTGGTGATCGGTGAGGGCGAGAAGGACGAAGCCCCGATGCTGTTCAATGGCGAGCACGTCGGTGACGGTAATGGCGCGGAATGCGACGTCGCTGTGGACCCAATCGACGGGACGCGGCTGACGGCTCTGGGGATCAATAATGCCATTGCTGTGCTTGCCGTGGCCGAGCGGGGAACAATGTTCGATCCCTCCGCCGTGTTTTATATGGAAAAGCTCGTGACGGGCCCAGAAGCTGCGGACATGGTGGACCTTCGCCTCCCGGTCAAGCAGAACCTGCACCTTATTGCCAAGGCCAAGGGCAAGAAGATCAACCAGATCAATGTCATGGTGCTGGATCGAGACCGTCACAAGCCGCTGGTGGAGGAGATCCGAAACGCAGGAGCCCGCACCAAGTTCATCATGGACGGCGATGTTGCCGGCGCTATCGCCGCAGCGCGTGAAGGCACGGACGTGGACGCGCTCATGGGCATCGGGGGCACTCCAGAGGGGATCATTTCCGCCTGCGCCATCAAGGCTCTCGGTGGTGTGATTCAGGGCCGTTTGTGGCCCACAAGTGACGAGGAAAAGCAGAAGGCTCTGGACGCTGGCCACGATCTGGACCGCGTCCTGTCCACCAACGATCTCGTCAGTAGTGACAATTGCTACTTCGCGGCAACGGGCATCACGGACGGTGACCTGGTCAAGGGCGTTCGTTACCGCGGTAATCAGGTGTTGACCCAGTCCATCGTCATGCGTTCAAAGTCCGGAACCATCCGCGTTGTGGACGGCGAGCACCAGGCGCACAAGTGGGAGACCTATGGCAAGCAGATCTGA
- a CDS encoding lipid II:glycine glycyltransferase FemX: MRTPILQTDIWATFQRELGKTVHTDSGTGWSFVSIVETSPLGLSLYCPYGPVAQDSRSLTEALTALQDLARTNNAFYLRVEPVNTGDGTDVDAVLRGLGLRPAPLDVQPRHSWLIDLRDEPTKILAGMRSSNRNVYRNVGKKGVSIRSSHDPHDIEILIGFLTKTAEEREFTSHSADYLRTAASVLMPAGAAELYIAELTDHGPIAAALTYDTPDERVYAHAAADDNFRKLSASVAVVVQLLMDAHNKGVPTADMWGIAPPDQPDHKWAGFTRFKQSFGGTGVIYTGTWDLPVVGLRYRLYRGLRSARSVISNQSPRVRRALTRLAHTLRR; the protein is encoded by the coding sequence GTGAGAACTCCCATACTGCAGACGGACATCTGGGCAACTTTTCAGCGAGAACTCGGCAAAACCGTCCACACGGACTCGGGTACTGGATGGAGCTTCGTGTCCATCGTCGAAACAAGTCCGCTCGGGTTATCCCTCTACTGCCCCTACGGACCTGTGGCACAAGACTCCCGTTCCCTGACGGAGGCCCTCACTGCCCTGCAGGACCTCGCACGGACGAACAATGCCTTCTACCTGCGCGTGGAACCCGTCAACACCGGCGATGGCACGGATGTTGACGCGGTGCTTCGCGGACTCGGTCTGCGCCCGGCACCCCTGGATGTCCAACCCAGGCACAGCTGGCTCATCGATCTTCGGGACGAGCCCACTAAGATTCTTGCCGGCATGCGCAGCAGCAACCGCAACGTCTACCGAAACGTCGGAAAAAAGGGTGTCAGCATCCGGTCCTCACACGATCCGCATGACATCGAGATCCTCATTGGCTTCCTGACCAAAACCGCTGAAGAACGAGAGTTCACCAGTCACTCAGCCGACTACCTTCGCACGGCAGCCAGTGTGCTCATGCCCGCCGGCGCCGCGGAACTATACATCGCTGAACTCACCGATCACGGCCCCATCGCAGCAGCCCTGACCTACGACACCCCCGACGAACGCGTGTACGCACACGCCGCAGCCGATGACAACTTCCGCAAACTCAGCGCCAGCGTCGCCGTCGTCGTGCAACTGCTGATGGATGCACACAACAAGGGCGTTCCTACCGCCGATATGTGGGGCATAGCGCCCCCGGACCAACCGGACCACAAGTGGGCAGGATTCACCCGCTTCAAACAATCCTTTGGAGGTACCGGAGTTATCTACACCGGCACCTGGGATCTGCCCGTCGTTGGGCTCCGCTACCGGCTCTACCGAGGGCTCCGGTCAGCCCGTAGCGTGATCAGCAACCAGAGCCCACGTGTGCGCCGGGCCCTTACCAGGCTGGCTCACACGCTGCGGCGTTGA